The following are from one region of the Amedibacterium intestinale genome:
- a CDS encoding IS1634 family transposase: MYVAINGTGNSKSIYIMSSYRKNNGKTSSRIFRKLGRLNDLLPQFDNNEEKLLEWARSEAKKDTLSHQQDTAPVLIPFSSDKKIKKNEVLLFNVGYLFLQSICSNLHFDNICRNIKNHHKFEYDIHRILCDLVYARVLYPSSKRSSFSFAHSLLEQPKYKLQDIYRSLSILAEESDYIQAEVYRNSNFLHKRNTKVLYYDCTNYYFEIEQEDELKKYGKSKEHRPNPIVGMGLFMDGDGFPLAFDIFPGNQNEQKSLKPLEHKVIQDFDCSEFIYCSDSGLASQNNKLFNDIGGRSYVITQSLKKLKKEDRDIALNTKQYRKVGSSTFIDLKDLDENDPEVYESIYYKEVPIESKKISETLIVTYSPKYKAYQEKIRQGQIDRAKNMISKNGKIKKNRKNPNDPSRFTKRTSITANGEVAEEEIYEIDQEAIDKEAMYDGFYAVSTDMEGDVAEIIAINKRRWQIEECFRIMKTDFDARPIYLQREDRIKAHFLICFLSLLIYRILEYKLEKKYTSEQIIDTLRKMNVTKLKEGLGYIPSYTRTDLTDLLHELFGFETDREIIKRSTMRNIIKYTKEHHI, encoded by the coding sequence ATGTACGTTGCAATCAATGGCACTGGCAATTCCAAAAGCATTTATATTATGAGTTCTTATCGCAAAAACAATGGTAAAACTTCTAGTCGCATTTTTAGAAAGCTTGGTCGATTAAATGACCTGCTTCCTCAATTTGATAATAATGAAGAAAAATTATTGGAATGGGCTCGTTCTGAAGCTAAAAAGGACACTTTATCCCATCAACAGGATACTGCACCTGTTCTCATACCTTTCTCTAGCGACAAAAAAATCAAAAAAAATGAAGTTTTGTTATTTAATGTTGGCTACCTATTCCTTCAATCCATCTGTTCCAATCTTCATTTTGACAATATTTGTCGTAATATTAAGAATCATCATAAATTCGAATATGATATCCATCGCATCCTCTGCGATCTTGTCTACGCTCGTGTTCTATATCCTTCCAGTAAACGCTCTTCTTTCTCTTTCGCTCATTCTCTGCTGGAACAGCCAAAGTATAAATTACAGGATATCTATCGTTCCTTATCTATATTGGCCGAGGAATCTGATTACATACAGGCGGAAGTTTATCGAAATTCTAACTTTCTTCATAAAAGAAACACAAAAGTTCTTTATTATGACTGTACGAACTATTACTTTGAAATCGAACAAGAAGATGAACTTAAAAAATACGGAAAAAGCAAAGAACATCGTCCAAATCCTATCGTAGGCATGGGGTTATTCATGGATGGAGATGGTTTCCCTTTAGCTTTTGATATCTTTCCCGGAAATCAAAACGAACAGAAATCCTTGAAACCATTAGAACATAAAGTTATTCAGGATTTCGACTGTTCCGAATTCATCTACTGCTCAGACAGTGGACTGGCATCACAGAATAACAAACTGTTCAATGATATAGGAGGAAGATCCTATGTCATTACACAGTCATTAAAAAAATTAAAGAAAGAAGATAGAGATATCGCTTTAAATACGAAACAATATCGAAAAGTAGGAAGCAGCACATTCATTGATTTGAAAGATCTTGATGAAAATGACCCAGAGGTATATGAATCCATCTATTATAAAGAAGTACCTATAGAATCTAAAAAGATATCGGAAACTCTTATCGTTACCTATTCTCCAAAATATAAAGCTTATCAGGAAAAGATAAGACAAGGGCAGATAGACAGAGCAAAAAACATGATAAGTAAAAATGGAAAAATCAAAAAGAATAGAAAAAATCCGAATGATCCAAGCAGATTTACAAAGAGGACTTCCATCACAGCGAATGGAGAAGTAGCAGAAGAAGAAATCTACGAAATCGATCAGGAGGCTATAGATAAAGAAGCAATGTATGATGGTTTCTATGCGGTAAGCACAGATATGGAAGGTGATGTAGCGGAGATCATCGCTATCAACAAACGCAGATGGCAGATCGAAGAGTGCTTTAGAATAATGAAAACGGATTTTGATGCACGACCAATCTATCTGCAAAGAGAAGACAGGATCAAAGCGCATTTCCTGATTTGTTTCTTGTCCCTTCTGATATATCGAATATTAGAATATAAATTAGAGAAAAAATATACATCTGAACAAATAATAGATACATTGAGAAAGATGAACGTAACAAAATTAAAAGAAGGATTAGGATATATACCTTCTTACACACGAACAGATTTAACAGATTTACTGCATGAGTTGTTTGGTTTTGAAACAGACAGAGAAATAATAAAACGATCCACAATGAGAAATATTATCAAATACACAAAAGAACATCATATATAG
- a CDS encoding neurofilament protein, producing the protein MANKSKKAMTVKAEGNNGKEEQKKITAKPEPKKITASKEPVKIAAKEEPKKLAVKQVEKIEEKKGVKSPTKKTSSKKSEVKKTTKKAAVKKTTSKKTTKKAKLSVYESWSLEECISKLQAMNVHHVYEDYAHFLLDEPDVKIIEKNIIEGNGIDKADYDFDKHGYDKDLVMVTLNKVADTMDIKAKDFKEIKKQIGECVKFNMTEDVEVNSAQYLKEFRVCEKILMIGQRKHISTAEEVGSLLGSDIDQFMQHFFKLAYDILPGWQYNDVKFYEDFAFAVLSQYSDLYTKYQLNILLDVADLYIKHGDFQHGDECYGYILRDNQIKDYIYYRFASVYEPIDLNKAKSLAYESLQFVDGRYTYYQNIMDIINK; encoded by the coding sequence ATGGCAAACAAGAGTAAAAAAGCAATGACTGTGAAAGCAGAAGGTAACAATGGGAAAGAAGAACAGAAAAAAATTACGGCAAAACCAGAACCAAAAAAAATAACGGCTTCGAAAGAACCGGTGAAAATTGCTGCAAAAGAAGAACCAAAAAAATTAGCAGTCAAACAAGTGGAAAAAATTGAAGAGAAAAAAGGTGTTAAGTCACCAACGAAAAAAACATCTTCTAAAAAATCAGAAGTAAAGAAAACAACAAAGAAAGCAGCAGTTAAAAAAACAACAAGTAAAAAAACAACGAAAAAAGCAAAACTATCTGTTTATGAATCATGGAGTTTAGAAGAATGTATTTCTAAATTGCAGGCAATGAATGTTCATCATGTCTATGAAGATTATGCACATTTCCTGCTAGATGAACCCGATGTAAAGATTATTGAGAAAAATATCATAGAAGGAAATGGGATAGATAAAGCTGACTATGATTTTGATAAACATGGATATGATAAAGACTTAGTTATGGTTACTCTTAACAAAGTAGCAGATACAATGGATATCAAGGCAAAAGATTTTAAAGAAATAAAGAAACAGATAGGGGAATGTGTTAAGTTTAACATGACAGAGGATGTGGAAGTTAATTCTGCACAGTATCTAAAGGAATTTAGAGTATGCGAAAAAATATTGATGATCGGACAAAGAAAGCATATTTCCACTGCAGAAGAAGTTGGTTCGCTATTAGGAAGTGATATTGATCAGTTTATGCAGCATTTCTTTAAATTGGCGTATGATATTTTACCTGGATGGCAATACAATGATGTAAAATTTTATGAAGATTTTGCATTTGCTGTGTTATCCCAATATTCAGACTTATATACGAAATATCAACTGAATATTCTTCTTGATGTAGCGGATTTATATATTAAGCATGGAGATTTCCAACATGGTGATGAATGCTATGGATATATTTTAAGAGATAATCAGATTAAAGATTATATCTATTATCGTTTTGCTTCTGTATATGAACCGATTGATTTGAATAAAGCAAAAAGTTTAGCGTATGAATCTTTACAGTTTGTTGATGGACGATACACATACTATCAAAACATAATGGATATTATAAATAAATAG
- a CDS encoding LexA family protein — MELHEIIRDYKNRFHLSNIALAERFQVTPNTVARWLRGEVKSVQDETAYNISQILGFDIQKVLSGDAVTMKRPILGIAKAGYDMFLEENYLGEESVSMEEYRKGDYFLKVEGNSMINAGIVHGGLVYVKQCSSVNNGDIAVVSLNDEVTIKRFIKLKDEIVLSAENPEVEDRHFTVKQAKDASLKILGKVLFSKNYV; from the coding sequence ATGGAGCTGCATGAAATTATTAGAGATTATAAGAATAGATTTCATCTTTCCAATATTGCATTAGCAGAAAGGTTTCAGGTAACACCGAATACAGTGGCAAGATGGCTTCGTGGTGAAGTGAAAAGTGTACAGGATGAAACGGCTTATAACATTAGTCAAATTCTTGGTTTCGATATTCAAAAAGTATTATCTGGTGATGCAGTTACTATGAAAAGACCTATTTTAGGTATTGCGAAAGCTGGATATGATATGTTTTTGGAAGAAAACTATTTAGGAGAAGAAAGTGTTTCAATGGAGGAATATCGAAAAGGAGATTATTTTCTTAAGGTTGAAGGAAATTCAATGATCAACGCAGGAATTGTTCATGGTGGACTTGTGTATGTGAAACAATGCAGCTCTGTGAATAATGGAGATATTGCAGTCGTTTCGCTAAATGATGAGGTAACGATTAAAAGGTTTATAAAATTAAAAGATGAAATTGTGCTTTCTGCGGAAAATCCAGAAGTAGAAGATAGACATTTTACTGTAAAACAGGCCAAAGATGCATCTTTAAAAATATTAGGTAAAGTACTTTTTAGTAAAAATTATGTTTAA
- a CDS encoding DUF1653 domain-containing protein, whose translation MNDWTKKAIFYHIYPLGFCGCEQYHQDTITPRIHKLKDWIPHFKKLHINALYLGPVFESFEHGYDTSDYRSLDHRLGTNKDFIDVCDALHGNGIRIVLDGVFNHVGRDFWAFKDVQQRKEASPYCNWFSNLNFNCPSPMGDSFTYDTWQGHYNLVKLNLYNEEVIQYLLDCVNFWIDTFAIDGLRLDAADCIPFSFFQRLRQFCKQKKEDFWLMGEIIHGDYNRWANNEMLDSVTNYECYKGLYSSHNTKNYFEIAYSFNRQFGNDGIYKNLTLYNFVDNHDVNRLASTLNDKNDLFNTYTMLYTMPGIPSIYYGSEMGIEGMKKNGSDAALRPCIELDKQIQNTKLTKHIEKLGLFKQSLPVLSFGDYQQVYLTNEQFVFSRTYLQQHFYAAFNTSEYDVEIHFTCKEKTLLNLWDDTIYNPENDTLTLFIPSKSSLLLINDKHSDVQKTTNQNNTKPSQITSIPIGLYEHFKGKQYRVLHIAKHSETEEAYVVYQQMYGNKEIWIRPLSMFIETIDKNGEKIPRFKYIGE comes from the coding sequence ATGAATGACTGGACTAAGAAAGCTATATTTTATCATATATATCCTTTAGGATTTTGCGGATGTGAACAATATCATCAAGATACCATTACTCCCCGCATTCATAAACTAAAAGACTGGATTCCACACTTTAAAAAGCTCCACATTAACGCATTATATCTTGGCCCTGTTTTTGAAAGCTTTGAACATGGGTATGATACTAGTGACTATCGTAGTCTTGATCACAGGCTAGGCACAAACAAAGACTTTATAGATGTATGTGATGCTTTACACGGAAATGGAATACGTATTGTTTTGGATGGAGTTTTTAACCATGTAGGAAGAGACTTCTGGGCATTTAAAGATGTACAGCAGAGAAAAGAAGCATCTCCATACTGCAACTGGTTTTCTAATTTAAATTTTAACTGTCCAAGTCCTATGGGAGATTCTTTTACTTATGATACGTGGCAAGGGCATTATAATTTAGTAAAGTTAAATCTTTATAATGAAGAAGTCATACAATACCTGTTAGATTGTGTTAATTTTTGGATAGACACTTTTGCTATAGATGGACTTCGACTTGATGCTGCGGATTGCATCCCCTTTTCTTTTTTTCAACGACTACGGCAATTCTGCAAACAAAAAAAAGAAGACTTTTGGCTAATGGGAGAAATCATTCACGGTGATTACAACCGATGGGCAAACAATGAAATGCTTGATTCTGTTACAAATTATGAATGTTATAAAGGACTCTATTCATCACATAATACAAAAAACTATTTTGAAATTGCATATTCTTTCAACCGACAGTTTGGAAATGACGGTATTTACAAGAATCTTACTCTATACAATTTTGTAGACAATCATGATGTTAATCGACTTGCCAGCACCTTAAACGATAAGAACGATTTATTCAACACATATACTATGCTTTATACTATGCCTGGCATTCCTTCTATTTATTATGGAAGCGAAATGGGTATAGAGGGTATGAAAAAGAATGGCAGTGATGCCGCATTACGCCCTTGTATCGAGCTTGACAAACAAATACAAAATACAAAACTAACAAAGCATATAGAAAAACTTGGACTTTTTAAACAATCACTTCCTGTTTTATCCTTTGGTGATTATCAACAAGTTTATCTCACAAATGAACAATTCGTTTTCAGCAGAACATACTTGCAGCAGCATTTTTATGCCGCCTTCAACACTTCTGAATATGATGTAGAAATTCATTTTACCTGCAAAGAAAAAACTTTATTAAATTTATGGGATGATACTATTTATAATCCAGAAAATGATACCCTTACCCTTTTTATACCTTCCAAAAGTTCGCTTCTTCTTATTAACGATAAACATTCAGATGTACAGAAAACAACTAACCAAAACAATACAAAGCCATCACAGATAACATCCATACCAATAGGTTTATATGAGCATTTTAAAGGCAAACAATATCGTGTATTGCATATCGCAAAGCATTCAGAAACAGAAGAAGCATATGTAGTATACCAGCAAATGTATGGCAACAAAGAGATTTGGATTCGTCCTTTATCAATGTTTATTGAAACTATTGATAAAAACGGAGAAAAAATACCGAGATTCAAATATATAGGAGAATAG
- a CDS encoding polysaccharide biosynthesis protein, whose translation MKSKKDSLLVGGFISTAGIFITKLIGLFYMIPFSQLIQDKMIYYSMPFNVYSYVLNIATAGFPFAIASLVARYYNNKDYRTTLMIKNLSRNIMILCGCISMLFMILCSNVISNIQIGKEHAYLLKNSYILLSIALFFVPVLSAGRGFYQGLKEMEIYAISQVLEQLIRVAFLLGASAIAIYVFHLNSIWAAYFGVLSTGISAIAALLHLHYYDRKKMKHLKQKAKEQTADTSHTKSALLKELFHMSFPYLLMAALGYSDMIINSLFLNKGLAAFGFESSLIESISGSINGPIQKLMSIPMVLALGFSAAIIPHISIHLANKDWENVRKNIKECLSSVLFFAIPLSFCLFVFAKPIYYVMYDGGELLPIYADILRWYALEAFINTILPIFNAFMMAGGLMRLNIRNLSIFTLIKLSLTYPFIAWLGYSGSVISTVIAALVTILLSMYALHKHFHYSFHELLPSLVKILLCSFGIYITSLLCIQIGLKGYDSSRWISFLQLGITCVISMIVYILLSCVCKLPQTIFGIHPSQLIHQLKHRNK comes from the coding sequence ATGAAAAGTAAAAAAGATTCATTGCTGGTGGGTGGATTCATTAGTACTGCTGGTATTTTTATCACAAAATTAATCGGGCTTTTTTATATGATCCCCTTTTCCCAGCTTATACAAGATAAAATGATTTATTATTCCATGCCTTTTAACGTGTATTCTTATGTTTTGAATATTGCGACTGCTGGATTTCCATTCGCAATCGCTTCTTTAGTTGCGCGCTATTATAATAATAAAGACTATCGCACAACGCTCATGATCAAAAATTTATCAAGAAACATCATGATATTATGCGGATGTATATCTATGTTATTTATGATCTTATGTTCAAATGTGATTTCGAACATTCAAATAGGAAAAGAACATGCATATCTTCTAAAGAACTCTTATATTTTATTATCCATTGCTTTATTTTTTGTTCCCGTTTTAAGTGCTGGAAGAGGATTTTATCAAGGTTTAAAAGAAATGGAAATATATGCAATATCACAAGTTTTAGAACAACTTATACGCGTTGCCTTTCTTTTAGGTGCAAGTGCTATTGCTATTTATGTTTTTCATTTAAATTCTATATGGGCAGCCTACTTTGGTGTTTTATCCACTGGAATTAGTGCTATAGCTGCACTTCTTCATTTACATTATTATGATCGTAAAAAAATGAAGCATCTAAAACAGAAAGCAAAGGAACAAACAGCAGATACATCTCACACAAAATCAGCTTTGTTAAAAGAATTGTTTCATATGTCTTTTCCTTATCTTCTAATGGCTGCGCTTGGATACAGTGATATGATTATAAATTCATTATTTTTAAACAAAGGGCTAGCCGCGTTTGGTTTTGAATCTTCGCTGATTGAATCTATTAGTGGAAGCATTAATGGTCCTATTCAAAAACTAATGTCAATTCCCATGGTATTAGCACTTGGTTTTTCTGCAGCTATTATCCCTCACATCAGTATCCATTTGGCAAATAAGGATTGGGAAAATGTAAGAAAGAATATAAAAGAATGTTTAAGCTCTGTGCTTTTCTTTGCTATCCCTTTATCTTTTTGCTTATTTGTATTTGCTAAACCTATATACTATGTTATGTACGATGGAGGAGAATTGCTTCCCATCTATGCAGATATATTAAGATGGTATGCTTTAGAAGCATTCATCAATACGATTTTACCTATTTTCAACGCCTTTATGATGGCAGGCGGTCTAATGCGTCTAAATATACGTAATTTATCTATTTTTACCCTTATCAAACTTTCTTTAACTTATCCATTCATTGCCTGGCTAGGTTATAGTGGTTCCGTCATTTCAACAGTAATTGCCGCATTAGTTACAATTTTATTAAGCATGTACGCTTTACACAAACATTTCCACTATTCCTTTCATGAACTTCTTCCATCTCTTGTAAAAATACTGCTTTGTTCATTTGGAATTTACATAACCTCTTTGCTGTGTATACAAATAGGATTAAAAGGATATGATTCATCACGATGGATTTCTTTTCTACAGTTAGGTATTACATGTGTGATATCCATGATAGTTTATATCCTCTTATCTTGTGTTTGTAAGCTTCCTCAAACAATCTTTGGTATTCATCCCTCACAGCTTATACATCAATTAAAACATAGAAATAAATAA
- a CDS encoding ROK family protein, which translates to MKTYIGVDLGGTNVRVAKVDESGNVLQVLKEETEAKQGPEHILSKIERMIASLDDYESCEGIGLGIPGPIDTQAGKIIVSNNLPDLIGYPIADRFKKHFNKPVFMDNDVNVAGLGEALQGAGKDNRIVYYLTVSTGVGGALVVEEKLIAGANGHAGEVGNMILDPHRPARAGLNTGATESEMSGPALTRKASEALQRPIAHAGELFELAAQGDEKAKELVENFKDDFARLLSGIAFVVDPDIFVIGGGVMKSSEHFFEDVVERYRSLVFPGMRNVKFAKAQLDEPGLIGAAMLPMAYIK; encoded by the coding sequence ATGAAAACTTATATTGGTGTAGATTTAGGTGGTACAAATGTTCGTGTTGCCAAAGTAGATGAAAGTGGGAATGTTTTACAGGTTCTAAAAGAGGAAACAGAAGCAAAACAAGGGCCTGAACATATTTTATCGAAAATTGAAAGAATGATTGCTTCTTTGGATGATTATGAAAGCTGTGAGGGAATTGGATTAGGAATACCAGGTCCTATTGATACACAGGCAGGGAAAATAATTGTATCAAATAACTTGCCTGATTTAATCGGCTATCCAATTGCAGATCGTTTTAAAAAACATTTTAATAAACCAGTTTTTATGGATAATGATGTAAATGTTGCAGGTTTAGGTGAAGCTTTGCAGGGAGCTGGGAAAGACAATCGTATTGTATATTATTTAACTGTTTCTACCGGTGTTGGTGGTGCTTTGGTTGTAGAAGAGAAATTGATTGCCGGAGCAAATGGACATGCTGGAGAAGTGGGAAATATGATTCTAGATCCACATCGTCCTGCTAGAGCAGGATTAAACACAGGAGCAACAGAATCAGAAATGAGTGGTCCTGCTTTAACAAGAAAAGCAAGTGAAGCATTGCAGCGTCCAATTGCTCATGCAGGAGAATTGTTTGAACTTGCTGCACAAGGTGATGAAAAAGCAAAAGAACTTGTAGAAAATTTTAAAGATGATTTCGCAAGATTATTAAGTGGCATTGCTTTTGTTGTTGATCCGGATATCTTTGTTATTGGCGGAGGTGTCATGAAATCAAGTGAACATTTCTTTGAAGATGTTGTTGAACGCTATCGTAGTTTGGTGTTCCCAGGAATGCGAAATGTCAAATTTGCGAAGGCACAGCTTGATGAACCAGGACTTATTGGAGCAGCTATGCTTCCAATGGCTTATATTAAATAA
- a CDS encoding transposase produces MFKAVGYGKPTKNSILENFLKNLDPKSIIYSDGAFCYDELAKKANCSLVQLKSHLSYNTVEHINTVNSIHLLIKGQLIAYRGIATKYMNRYMSLFVFVRRFQEMDDNEKLPIILRRLKDLNFTITRKSLKTYNLLYI; encoded by the coding sequence ATATTCAAAGCAGTCGGTTATGGAAAACCAACCAAGAACAGTATACTAGAAAACTTCCTAAAAAATCTAGACCCAAAATCAATTATTTATTCCGATGGAGCATTTTGTTATGATGAACTGGCCAAAAAGGCAAACTGCAGTCTTGTACAATTAAAATCACATTTGTCATACAACACCGTAGAACATATCAACACAGTGAACAGTATACATTTGCTAATAAAAGGTCAATTGATTGCATACAGGGGTATCGCAACAAAATACATGAATCGATACATGAGCTTGTTTGTATTTGTTCGTAGATTTCAGGAAATGGATGATAATGAAAAACTGCCTATCATCTTACGAAGATTGAAAGATTTAAATTTTACCATAACAAGAAAATCTTTAAAAACATATAATTTGCTTTATATTTAA
- a CDS encoding IS1/IS1595 family N-terminal zinc-binding domain-containing protein: MKQSELLKSIAALTPYQKRKLEIYVIDALNLNEEDRDLKPKRCPYCGKESRMIKKGFKNGKQRYMCKDCSHIFTYNSHTITMYSKIERSMFKKIVLDTLSFVSVKKTAADLDLSVPCIFENRHKILCALEVLLDSENMKLSGTIEIDETFELESQKGCRKIQRKARK, from the coding sequence ATGAAACAATCAGAATTATTAAAATCTATTGCTGCTTTAACACCATACCAAAAGAGAAAATTAGAAATCTATGTTATTGATGCTTTGAACCTTAATGAAGAAGACAGGGATTTGAAGCCAAAACGCTGTCCATATTGTGGCAAGGAATCCAGAATGATCAAGAAAGGGTTTAAAAACGGGAAACAGCGTTATATGTGTAAAGATTGTAGTCATATCTTCACTTACAATTCACACACAATTACAATGTACTCCAAAATTGAAAGAAGCATGTTTAAAAAAATCGTATTAGATACATTAAGTTTTGTTTCCGTTAAAAAGACAGCAGCCGACTTGGACCTCTCTGTCCCTTGTATATTTGAAAATCGCCATAAAATCCTTTGTGCACTGGAAGTATTGCTGGACAGCGAAAATATGAAATTAAGCGGAACCATAGAGATTGATGAAACTTTTGAACTTGAAAGCCAAAAAGGGTGCAGGAAGATACAAAGAAAAGCCCGCAAATGA
- a CDS encoding S1C family serine protease: MEEQNIYNNDENIDASFNSQQHAEAKKGSKKTMLVLCGCFILAGIGGFGGTMAALSLNGGTGRAVLYQSVTNTENGSDKGSVDANAMSVKQVADATANSVVEIQTESVSTNPFFPQAVTSGAGSGVILSKDGYIVTNNHVIEGASKVTVKTKDGKSYNADFVGTDKTTDLAVIKIKAENLTPAVLGKSADLEVGDVAIAIGNPLGELGGTVTSGIISALDREINVDNQSMHLLQTSAAINPGNSGGGLFNDHGELVGIVNAKSGGENIEGLGFAIPIDHAKTVIENLIENGYVKGRPSLGVVLQAASTINSDKENVYIAEVEKGKAADKAGLKTGDQILKADGKNVTSISDVKEAIDSHKAGDNMSFTILRENETKEIKVKLGEADTTQTETQSYQNNTIPFGNQ, translated from the coding sequence ATGGAGGAACAAAACATATACAATAATGATGAGAATATAGATGCGAGCTTTAACAGTCAACAGCACGCAGAAGCAAAAAAAGGTTCTAAGAAAACCATGCTTGTTTTATGCGGATGTTTTATTTTAGCTGGAATAGGTGGTTTTGGAGGAACAATGGCTGCCTTATCTCTAAATGGAGGAACTGGTAGAGCTGTCTTGTATCAGTCTGTAACAAATACAGAAAATGGATCTGATAAAGGTTCTGTTGATGCAAATGCAATGAGTGTCAAGCAAGTAGCGGATGCTACCGCAAACAGTGTGGTTGAAATTCAGACAGAATCTGTTTCTACAAATCCATTTTTCCCACAAGCTGTTACATCAGGAGCAGGTAGTGGTGTAATTTTATCAAAAGATGGCTATATCGTCACAAATAACCATGTTATTGAAGGAGCAAGTAAAGTTACAGTAAAAACAAAAGATGGTAAAAGCTATAATGCTGACTTTGTTGGTACAGATAAAACAACAGACTTAGCAGTTATTAAAATTAAAGCAGAAAATTTAACACCTGCTGTGCTTGGAAAATCAGCAGATTTGGAAGTTGGAGATGTGGCTATTGCCATCGGTAATCCACTAGGGGAACTTGGCGGTACAGTAACCAGCGGTATTATTTCTGCCTTGGATAGAGAAATTAATGTAGACAATCAAAGCATGCATTTGCTGCAGACAAGTGCAGCTATTAACCCTGGAAATTCTGGCGGTGGATTGTTTAATGATCATGGAGAATTAGTTGGTATCGTAAATGCGAAATCTGGAGGAGAAAATATTGAAGGATTAGGATTTGCTATTCCTATTGACCATGCAAAAACTGTTATTGAAAATCTAATTGAAAATGGATATGTTAAAGGAAGACCTTCTTTAGGTGTTGTTTTACAGGCAGCAAGTACGATTAACAGCGACAAAGAAAATGTATATATTGCTGAAGTAGAAAAAGGAAAAGCTGCTGATAAAGCCGGATTGAAAACAGGCGATCAGATTTTAAAAGCAGATGGAAAAAATGTTACTTCTATTTCTGATGTAAAAGAAGCAATTGATTCTCATAAGGCAGGAGATAATATGAGTTTTACAATCTTACGTGAAAACGAAACAAAAGAAATTAAAGTGAAACTTGGAGAAGCTGATACAACACAAACAGAAACGCAATCCTACCAGAACAATACCATCCCATTTGGAAATCAATAA